A stretch of DNA from Gottschalkia acidurici 9a:
TATTGCAGGAGTTATAGTATCGGTTATCTTTGGAAGAGGTATATCTATATCTATAAATAAGGTGTTAGAAGTTTTAAGAAAAATGGAAAAAGGAGACTTAACATCAAGAATTGATATAAAAAGTGAGGATGAATTTGGAGAAGTCAGAGATAGTTTTAATACAATGATAGTCACGCTTGGATCACTTATAAAGAACATCAAAGAAGTCTCAATAAATCTAGGAGAGCATTCAGGAAACTTAGCAGCCATATCTGAAGAAGTTAGCGCAGCTTCGCTTGAAGTATCATCAACGGCTGAGGAAATAGCAAGAGGAGCATCAGAACAAGCATCAGATACAGAAAAAGGTGTAGGTATAATAAATAAACTATCAGAAGAACTTTTAGAATTAGACAATTCTTCAAGAGAAATGTTAGGGCTAGTAGATAATATTAGAAAAACTAGCCAAGATAGTTTCCAAGTAGTAGAAGAACTTAAAGAAAAGACAGAAATGAATAATATGAGTACTGATAGAGTTCAGCAAGAAATTATAACTTTAGATGAAAAAATTAGTCAAGTGTCCAACATACTATCTACAATAGATGCTATCGCTGAGCAGACAAATTTACTAGCATTAAATGCATCAATAGAAGCAGCAAGAGCAGGAGAATATGGAAAAGGATTCGCAGTTGTAGCAGAAGAAATAAGAAAGCTTGCTCAGGAATCTAAAGAATCATCTAATAATATAAAAGACATAATAAGTAACGTACAGGCTGAAAGTAAAGTGACAGTGGATGTAGTTAAAGACGTAAAAGAGAGAAGTGAAGATCAAGCCGAAGCAGTTTATAAAGTTAATGAGTCGTTTGACACTATAAGTAAGCTTATAGAAGATATTGTATCAAAGATAAATAATATTGGAGAACAATCAGATAAAATGAATAGAGATAGAAATAATATAGTAGATTCAATGCAAAATATTTCTGCAGTTTCGGAAGAAACAGCAGCTGCATCTGAGGAAGTAACAGCCTCAATTCAACAGCAGACAGCTGCTACGGAAGATGTAGCAAATTCAGCTAATAAACTAAATGAGCTTGCAAATACTCTTGGTGAAGAAATAAATATATTCAAGATATAAACTTATAAAAGCTAATGGGTGAATCATCACCTATTAGCTTTTTTTTGCATATAGTATTAAAAATAATAATATTACTATTGTTCATACGACATGTAAAAGTCTGTGCATGTAGTTTTTCGCTGAGTTTTGTTGACAGAAAACGTTTCTTTTCTATATAATTACTTACAGATGAAGAATATACTAACTATAGCAATATATAAATTTAAGGGAAGGGAAGTGAGGGGTTGAAATTTTTCAATTTAAGAATAAAGCAAAAAATAGTAGCTATGATGATATTTATAGTAGTTGTTCCAATACTTATACTTGGAAGTATATCCTATCTATTCTCCTCAAAATCTATGGAATATCAATATAAAGAGTTAGGTAAGACTATTGGAGAGGAGACAAAGCGTACTATAGAAAATCAAATAAACGAGATAGAGAAAGAAGTGGAATTTCTAGCTAGCTCAAATAATGTACATATGATTATAGAAAATCCAGAAGTAAGTAGCATTTTATTAGATGAACTTAGAAGATTTAAAGATACTTATGAAATTGAAAATGCATATTTAGCCACTGTTAATGGAGATCTTTATGTGTATCCTAATGTGAACTTACCGTCAGACTATAATCCATTAGACAGAGATTGGTATAAAGATGCTATTAAAAAAGATAGCATATCATGGAGTAATGTATATATGGATGAAGCAAGTAAAGAAAATCTTGTGACTGTAAGCAAACCTGTATATAAAGATAGCCAACTAGTTGGGGTTATAGGAATAGACATTCCAT
This window harbors:
- a CDS encoding methyl-accepting chemotaxis protein yields the protein MRKIKLNIRNKIIGIMVLVIIIPITSLGLSSYNTSSKVMTKQYRELGEVIGNEVRYILEERIDNIERAANYISSSPSIVNLLDNPEEIDMMRDVLRRSLENYNLENIYFGTKEGNMYTESIKESTNNNLNPLERDWYKSAVEKNDIVWSDVYLDEIAGIQAVTLSKPVYKGDEFLGVIGMDISLESFIEIMSKIKISEKGYPMLIDKNGVVIGHKDKSRLGKEFQPKEEAINLKSGTKLLEYTFVDKQNGVEEKELIVLTNIEKTGWKTASILSLDSIVESKNSIIKNIIVVGLIACIAGVIVSVIFGRGISISINKVLEVLRKMEKGDLTSRIDIKSEDEFGEVRDSFNTMIVTLGSLIKNIKEVSINLGEHSGNLAAISEEVSAASLEVSSTAEEIARGASEQASDTEKGVGIINKLSEELLELDNSSREMLGLVDNIRKTSQDSFQVVEELKEKTEMNNMSTDRVQQEIITLDEKISQVSNILSTIDAIAEQTNLLALNASIEAARAGEYGKGFAVVAEEIRKLAQESKESSNNIKDIISNVQAESKVTVDVVKDVKERSEDQAEAVYKVNESFDTISKLIEDIVSKINNIGEQSDKMNRDRNNIVDSMQNISAVSEETAAASEEVTASIQQQTAATEDVANSANKLNELANTLGEEINIFKI